In Helianthus annuus cultivar XRQ/B chromosome 9, HanXRQr2.0-SUNRISE, whole genome shotgun sequence, the following are encoded in one genomic region:
- the LOC110875161 gene encoding putative F-box protein At3g23260, which produces MQRLEFEMFANEILSRLPTKYVARLRCVSKQWRYELSSHLFAIIHYRRMANNPYRKVIMFTNSSIDIHNLIGGKLDISSGKSISFPVDTHLSNLIILASQYGILLMCIQWRPNELILWNPTTNKFSNLCDKKPKNFFDLREDAVGIYMDSSNDLKLLLLQRRKDDVIPRVYSRNTREWKTLTFLKGADYASTLYWWSSGTLCNNVLYFPSPHYWTAAKSYTIAFDVESETFYKVSIPQSTDLFGRQTSFLNIRNTIHMFIVVETPKTIVKLYKFEDEIWSEVSSFRSGKLFYSVDSWRNKLAENKGDTWTVNIDRGGIIEIQIGMKDSQYLRDAEKFQGIYNVASFEEIVVSPI; this is translated from the coding sequence ATGCAACGTCTTGAATTTGAAATGTTTGCTAACGAAATCCTATCAAGGCTACCAACAAAGTATGTTGCTCGATTAAGATGTGTTTCTAAACAATGGCGTTATGAACTGTCGTCACATTTGTTTGCGATTATACACTATCGCCGTATGGCTAATAACCCTTATCGTAAGGTTATCATGTTTACCAACTCATCAATTGATATTCATAACTTGATTGGAGGAAAGTTAGACATTTCTTCAGGGAAGAGTATTTCCTTCCCCGTTGACACCCATCTTTCCAATCTAATCATTCTTGCTTCTCAGTATGGTATTTTACTTATGTGCATTCAGTGGCGTCCGAACGAAttgattctttggaatccaacaacTAACAAATTTTCTAATTTGTGTGATAAGAAACCTAAAAATTTTTTTGATTTAAGAGAAGATGCAGTTGGGATTTATATGGATTCATCTAACGATCTAAAACTATTACTTCTCCAACGTCGTAAGGATGATGTTATACCGCGTGTGTATTCTCGGAACACACGTGAATGGAAAACTTTAACTTTCTTGAAAGGAGCGGATTACGCTTCAACTTTATATTGGTGGTCTTCCGGAACTTTATGcaataatgttttatattttccATCTCCACACTATTGGACGGCTGCTAAAAGTTATACCATTGCTTTTGATGTCGAATCTGAAACTTTTTATAAGGTTTCGATACCCCAATCTACTGATCTTTTTGGTCGCCAAACGAGTTTTCTCAACATCCGCAACACAATTCATATGTTTATTGTTGTAGAGACCCCTAAAACAATCGTGAAGCTATATAAATTTGAAGATGAAATATGGTCAGAAGTGTCGTCGTTTAGAAGCGGAAAGTTATTTTATTCAGTTGATTCATGGCGTAACAAATTAGCTGAGAACAAAGGTGACACTTGGACTGTTAACATCGACCGGGGTGGTATTATCGAGATACAAATTGGAATGAAGGACTCTCAATACTTACGAGACGCAGAGAAATTTCAGGGAATATACAATGT